The following proteins are encoded in a genomic region of Ammospiza caudacuta isolate bAmmCau1 chromosome 13, bAmmCau1.pri, whole genome shotgun sequence:
- the PHLPP2 gene encoding PH domain leucine-rich repeat-containing protein phosphatase 2: protein MGEAGPAAGPAAGLGPREAQEPEEDEAAAPGGTRGCRAGSRGGIRVLKRNAKRTGSRSCQSRSRVGSRERTWLKGDVGRGCVYVYGRDSATAAPSDLRLVLCTVDTQASEICDGEGRKNLFLQLHGDLVRRLEPTEKPLQIVYDYLARLGFDDPLRMQEEAANSDLSCMIRFYSEKPCQVEQLDRILLSGVYNVRKGKTQLHKWAERSVTLCGTCLIVSSVKDSHAGKMHILPLVGGKVEEMKRRQYTLAFTSAGAQAQTYHVSFETLAECQRWHRQASTIVSMRFSMVDLSCYSLEEVPEHLFYSQDITYLNLRHNFMRTSGAGSLDSLCRFSQLKSLNLSHNRLGEFPVSLCEISNLTELNISCNGLHYLPSQIGKLLNLQTFCLDGNFLTSLPEEMGNLQQLSCLGLSFNNFCELPAICEKLVTLDKLALAGNSIETLDLAVLNRMGHIKSVDLRLNNLKRAAADTLEGNKSLAYMDLRDNQMTDLDLSSLVSLEQLHCERNKLRELTLSGFSLRALYANSNCLTAVNIYPVPGLLTCLELSHNQLQCVPDWACEAKKLEVLDVSYNLLLELPSRILRSLSLRKLMVGHNHLQSLPPLQEHIPLEVLDLQHNLLTKLPETLFVKALNLRYLNASANSLESLPSTCPGEESLSMLQLLYLTNNNLTDQCIPVLVGHPNLRILHLANNNLQTFPASKLSKLEHLEELNLSGNKLKTIPTTVANCKLLHTLIAHSNEISIFPEILHLPHIQFVDLSCNELTEILIPEALPGALQELDLSGNTNLVLEHKTLDIFSHISTLKIDAKSSLTADSALTSVFWSHGVAEMAGQRNKLCVSSLALGSFAEGVEAVYGMFDGDKNEELPRLLQCTMADVLLEEVQQSDTMFMSNTFLVSHRKLGMAGQKLGSSAVLCYIRNEVADPASNFSLTVANVGTCQAVLCRSGKALPLSKVFSLEQCSEEARRVKEQKAIITEDNKVNGVTCCTRMLGCTYLHPWILPKPHVCSIPLTVQDELLLLGNKALWEHLSYAEAVSAVRHIHDPLAAAKKLCTLAQSYGCQDNVGAMVVCLNISEDNCTCEMHGLTLTGPGGFSSTTTKPATPSCSSGIASEFSSELSASEVSSEVGSTASDEHSAVGLDGSLLPRQERRCSLHPVPPSSIFQRQPSSATFSSNQSDNGLDSDDEQPVEGVMTNGSKVEVEVDIHCCKGKGLELELPAAEYSSSAPGPEDDSGLVLIIRRQNSVNSNTLQRGVKEKCGLQKSLSTCCLYGKKLSNGSIVPLEESLNLIEVATEAPKKKTGYFAAPSQMEPEDQFVVPHDLEEEVKEQMKQHQEDRADQELKEEHAASLPEEFDTAL, encoded by the exons GAGGCTGGAGCCCACAGAAAAACCCCTTCAGATTGTGTATGACTACTTGGCTCGGTTGGGTTTTGATGATCCTCTCAGAATGCAGGAAGAGGCAGCAAACTCTGATCTCAGCTGTATGATTCGCTTTTACAGTG aaaagccATGTCAGGTGGAGCAGCTGGATCGCATCCTGCTCTCCGGAGTCTATAACGTACGCAAAGGAAAGACCCAGCTGCACAAGTGGGCAGAGCGCTCCGTCACTCTCTGTGGCACGTGCCTCATTGTGTCCTCAGTGAAGGACAGCCATGCAGGGAAGATGCACATCTTGCCTCTCGTTGGAGGGAAG GTGGAAGAGATGAAACGTCGGCAGTACACCCTTGCTTTCACATCTGCTGGAGCGCAAGCTCAGACCTACCACGTTTCCTTTGAAACGCTGGCAGAGTGCCAGCGGTGGCACCGGCAGGCATCCACG atTGTGTCTATGCGATTTAGCATGGTTGATCTTTCATGCTACAGCCTTGAGGAAGTACCAGAGCACCTCTTCTACAGTCAAGATATCACCTACCTCAACTTACGCCACAATTTTATGAGAACAAGTGGAGCAGGAAGTCTTGACTCTCTTTGCAG GTTTTCTCAGTTGAAGAGTCTGAACTTGTCTCATAATAGACTGGGAGAGTTTCCTGTATCACTGTGTGAGATCTCCAATCTGACAGAGCTTAATATTTCCTGTAATGGACTTCATTACTTGCCAAGTCAGATTGGCAAGCTGTTGAA TCTCCAGACCTTCTGCCTTGATGGCAATTTTCTCACATCCTTACCAGAAGAGATGGgaaacctgcagcagctcagctgtctTGGGCTTTCCTTCAATAACTTCTGTGAACTGCCAGCAATTTGTGAGAAACTTGTCACCTTAGACAAGCTAGCCCTGGCAGGGAACTCGATAGAGACCCtggacctggcagtgctgaaCCGCATGGGTCACATCAAAAGTGTGGACCTGAG GCTGAACAACTTGAAGAGAGCGGCAGCTGACACTCTGGAGGGGAACAAATCTTTGGCTTACATGGATTTACGAGACAATCAGATGACAGATCTGGATCTGAGCTCCTTggtcagcctggagcagctgcactgcGAGCGAAATAAGCTGAGAGAGCTGACACTGAGCGGCTTCTCCCTTCGGGCCCTGTATGCCAACAGCAACT GTCTGACAGCTGTCAATATTTACCCGGTTCCTGGTCTACTGACATGTCTAGAACTCTCTCA CAATCAACTACAGTGTGTCCCAGACTGGGCCTGTGAAGCAAAGAAACTGGAAGTTTTGGATGTGAGCTACAATCTACTCTTGGAGCTTCCATCGAG GATCCTCAGAAGCTTAAGTCTTCGGAAGTTGATGGTGGGGCACAATCATCTGCAGAGCCTTCCACCTCTTCAAGAACACATTCCACTGGAGGTGCTGGACCTTCAGCACAATCTGTTGACTAAACTCCCAGAGACACTCTTTGTCAAAGCTCTGAA CCTCAGGTACCTGAATGCATCTGCCAACAGTCTGGAGTCCTTGCCCTCCACATGTCCAGGGGAGGAGAGTTTGAGCATGCTGCAGCTGCTATACCTGACTAATAACAACCTCACAGATCAATGCATCCCTGTCTTGGTGGGACACCCAAACCTACGGATCCTGCATCTGGCAAACAACAACCTGCAGACTTTTCCTGCAAG CAAACTTAGTAAGCTGGAGCACTTGGAAGAACTGAATCTGAGTGGAAACAAGCTGAAAACAATTCCTACAACGGTTGCAAACTGCAAGCTGCTTCATACACTTATTGCACACTCTAATGAAATCAGCATTTTTCCAGAAATCCTGCATTTGCCCCATATTCAG TTTGTGGATTTGAGCTGCAATGAGTTAACTGAAATCCTAATCCCTGAGGCACTGCCAGGTGCCTTGCAAGAGCTGGATCTGAGTGGAAACACAAACCTGGTGTTAGAACACAAGACACTGGATATCTTCAG TCACATTAGCACACTGAAGATCGATGCTAAGTCCTCCCTCACGGCAGACTCGGCACTCACTTCTGTCTTCTGGAGTCACGGAGTAGCTGAGATGGCAGGCCAAAGAAATAA GCTGTGTGTATcatccctggcactggggagcTTTGCAGAGGGGGTAGAGGCTGTGTATGGCATGTTTGATGGTGACAAGAACGAAGAACTGCCACGTTTGCTGCAGTGCACCATGGCTGATGTGCTCCTGGAGGAGGTACAGCAGTCTGACACCATGTTCATGTCCAACACCTTCTTGGTCTCCCACAG GaagctgggcatggctgggcaGAAGCTGGGTTCCTCTGCTGTCCTTTGCTACATTCGTAATGAGGTCGCTGATCCAGCCAGCAACTTTTCTCTGACGGTGGCCAATGTGGGGACGTGCCAAGCCGTGCTGTGCCGAAGCGGAAAAGCACTGCCTCTCTCCAAAGTCTTCAGTCTTGAACAATGTTCAGAAGAAGCTAGGAGAGTCAAGGAACAAAAAGCCATTATAACAGAG GACAATAAAGTCAATGGTGTGACTTGCTGTACTCGGATGCTGGGCTGCACGTACCTGCATCCTTGGATCCTGCCCAAACCACATGTCTGTTCCATTCCACTGACTGTACAAGATGAGTTGCTACTTCTAGGGAACAAAGCTCTCTGGGAACACCTTTCTTATGCAGAAGCTGTCTCAGCTGTGCGGCACATACACGACCCACTAGCTGCTGCAAAGAAACTCTGCACTTTAGCACAAAGCTATGGTTGCCAAGACAATGTTGGTGCAATGGTGGTATGTCTGAACATCAGTGAGGACAACTGCACGTGTGAGATGCACGGCCTCACTCTGACAGGCCCTGGGGGATTTAGTTCTACCACCACCAAACCAGCAACACCTTCATGTAGCAGTGGAATTGCTTCAGAGTTCAGCAGTGAACTGTCTGCTTCTGAGGTTAGCAGTGAGGTGGGCTCTACTGCATCAGATGAACACAGTGCTGTTGGTCTTGATGGCAGCTTGCTACCACGACAAGAACGACGTTGCAGCCTACATCCTGTGCCCCCCTCAAGCATCTTTCAGCGCCAACCTTCCAGTGCCACCTTCTCTAGCAACCAGTCTGACAATGGTCTAGATAGTGATGATGAGCAGCCTGTGGAAGGTGTGATGACAAATGGCAGTAAAGTGGAGGTAGAGGTGGACATCCATTGCTGTAAAGGAAAGGGTCTGGAATTAGAACTTCCTGCTGCAGAGTACAGCTCTTCTGCTCCAGGGCCAGAGGATGACTCTGGGCTTGTACTCATCATTCGGAGGCAGAACAGTGTAAACAGCAACACTCTGCAGAGAGGGGTTAAGGAGAAGTGTGGACTCCAAAAATCTCTTTCCACATGTTGTCTTTATGGAAAGAAGCTTTCCAATGGCTCCATAGTGCCCTTGGAGGAGAGCCTCAACCTCATCGAAGTAGCGACAGAGGCACCCAAGAAGAAGACAGGCTAttttgctgctccatcccagatGGAGCCAGAAGATCAATTTGTGGTGCCACATGATCTGGAAGAGGAAGTGAAGGAACAAATgaagcagcaccaggaggaTAGAGCAGATCAGGAGCTGAAAGAAGAACATGCAGCATCCCTGCCAGAGGAGTTTGACACAGCTTTGTAA